ACGCCATTCATGAAAGTCCCGGTGGTCAAAATGACGGTCTTCGCGCGAATCACCGAACCATCTTGCAGAATCACACCCTCCGCGAGGGCCTGACCGGCAGAGTTCTTACCCAGAAGCAGGCTTTTCACTTCGCCTTGCATGACGGTCAAATTCGCCTGGCTTTGCAGGCGGGTTTTCATCTCGCGGGCGTATTTTTCTTTGTCGGATTGAACGCGGGTTCCGCGAACGGCGGGACCTTTCCGGGAATTCAGGCGTTTGAACTGCAAACAAGTCAGGTCGGCGACCAAACCCATCTCCCCGCCAAGAATATCGATTTCCCGAACCATGTGGCCTTTAGCCAAACCACCAATCGAGGGGTTGCAGCTCATGTAGCCGATGCGATCGACATTCGTGGTGACCATCAAAGTCTTCAAACCCAAACGCGAAGGCGCCAGTGAAGCTTCGATTCCGGCATGGCCGGCACCCACCACGATCACATCAAAATCGGTTCCCATATTACTTCCCAAGGCAGAACTCTTTGAAAATCTGATCGATGACCTGCTCGTCGTAACGAATTCCGAGCAGACTTTGCACCCGAACCAGGGCTTCCTTCAAGGGCATCGCCAGAAGTTCGCGACCGATGCGGTCCCGCGCCATCCCCAAAGCCTCGTCCATGGCGGCTTTCGCCGCCGTCAAAGCTTCGAAATGACGGGCCCGCGAAATCACGACGCTTTCCCCCGCTCCCGTCGCCGAAATCCGCAAAGCCACGGACTCGCGAATCCGCTCGACCAGATCCGCACCCGCACTGCGAACTGAACCTTGCAGTACCGGAATCGCCTCGGCGCCGGAAACAGTCGCCACCGCCGCTTCACCCAAGTCCGCCTTATTACGAAGGAAGACCAGAACATCGGGGCGTTCTCGTAAGATCCATTCCAGGTCTTTCTGATCTTCACCCACCATCACATCGGGAGCGCTGACCCAGAACACCAGATCCGCACGGCGCAGCTGTTCGCGGACACGATCAATTCCTAGGTTTTCGACGACATCCGCGGTTTCACGAAGACCGGCGGTGTCCGTCCAACAGACCCGCACGCCGTTCACCTCGGTCCAAGCCTCGATCGTATCGCGGGTGGTTCCCGCGATCTCGGTCACAATGGCGCGATTTTCACCCAAAACCAGGTTCAAAAGACTGGATTTGCCGACGTTCGGAGGCCCCGCGAAAACGACGCGGAAACCTTCTTCCAAAACCCGGCCACGCTCATAGCCAGCCACCAGCTGATCGATTTCGCGGGAAACCTGTTTCAGCGAAGAAATCAGCTCATCGGAAGACATCGTTTCCAAACCTTCGGTGGAAAAATCGATATCCGCTTCCAGATGCGCGAGCGTATGCAGAATCTGTTTTTCAATCGAGGCGACCTGTTGGGAAACCGCGCCGCCCAATTGCTTGAGCGCATTCGCTTTTTCAAACGGTGACTGGCTTTCGATCACGGACAGGACGCTTTCCGCCTGCACCAGATCGAGTCGACCATTCATGAATGCGCGGTATGTGAATTCACCGGGTTCCGCCGGCAAACTTCCGGCGTGAATCAGTTCTTTTTGAATTTCGTCGATGATCACGGGGTTTCCGTGACAGGAAATTTCGACGCACTCTTCGCCCGTAAAGGAGCGCCCGCCTAAAAAAGGCGTCAACAGAACCTCATCGATGCGATGAGCTTCCATCAGCAGTGATTCAAGATGTCCGTAGTAAACTCGATGCGATTCAACTTCGGCGGGAAGGAAGGGCGCAAGTTTGCGCACCACCGAAACGGCGCCGGGACCGCTGATCCGCAGGACCGCGATTCCCGAACGCCCAAGGGGCGTCGCCAAAGCATGAATGGTTTGCGACTCCCGCAACCGATGGTCAGCCATGGCGACTACCTAGCACATGCTTAAGAATCCGTCCGGCCCTCTTCGACACCCGAAGATTTGGCAGGATAGATTTTGATCTTTTTATAAAGTCCATCGCCGATGGAGCGGCTCTTCACGCGCTCGTCGCCCGCCAGGTGCTGGTGGACGATCTTGCGGTCTTTGGGGGGCAGGGCACGGATATAGACCGATTTCCCCTTGGAAATCGCGGTGTCCTTGAGTTTATCCGCCAGCTCGATCAGGGCCGCATTCGACTCTTCACGGTAGCCGTTGCAGTCGATCTGGATCGAGGTTTTGTCTTCCGAGAAATTGTGCTGAACGACCCGCTGAAGGAACAGCTGGATCGAGTCGATCATTTGGCCTTCACGCTCTTTCAAAAGCTCTTCATCGGGGCCCGAGATCTCGACGTTGATTTGCGGCTGACCTTTGTCGTCATCGCTGGATTTCACGTCGAACGAAAGATCGAAACCGCCCTTTTCGATCAAGCCTTCCATGGTCGCGCGCACGAGCTGTGCGACGTCGCCATCGGCTTGCGAACCCGTCTCTTTTTTCTTTCCGCCGAAGAGGCGGCTTAGGAATCCTGTCATTGTACGTCCCCTTTTCCTTTTAAACTTTTGTCACCGCAACTTTGTTCGACTTGCGATCCAGCATGAAAAGCTGCTGTTGGATCACCCCGAAGAGAGTGCTGATGAAGATATAAAGCGTCAGTCCGCTGGGCAGACCGAATGTAAACACACTGAAGATCAACGGCATCCACAACATGATCCGCGCCTGTGCGGGATCCATCGTGGTGGGCGTGATTTTTTGCTGAACGAACATCGTCACGCCCATCAAGATCGGCAGAACGAAGAAAGGGTCCTTCTGGCTCAAGTCATGAATCCAGAAGATGAACGGCGCTTGGTAAAGTTCGATCGACTGCCCCAAAACCTGATACAGAGCGAAGAAGACGGGCATC
The window above is part of the Pseudobdellovibrionaceae bacterium genome. Proteins encoded here:
- the mnmE gene encoding tRNA uridine-5-carboxymethylaminomethyl(34) synthesis GTPase MnmE — encoded protein: MADHRLRESQTIHALATPLGRSGIAVLRISGPGAVSVVRKLAPFLPAEVESHRVYYGHLESLLMEAHRIDEVLLTPFLGGRSFTGEECVEISCHGNPVIIDEIQKELIHAGSLPAEPGEFTYRAFMNGRLDLVQAESVLSVIESQSPFEKANALKQLGGAVSQQVASIEKQILHTLAHLEADIDFSTEGLETMSSDELISSLKQVSREIDQLVAGYERGRVLEEGFRVVFAGPPNVGKSSLLNLVLGENRAIVTEIAGTTRDTIEAWTEVNGVRVCWTDTAGLRETADVVENLGIDRVREQLRRADLVFWVSAPDVMVGEDQKDLEWILRERPDVLVFLRNKADLGEAAVATVSGAEAIPVLQGSVRSAGADLVERIRESVALRISATGAGESVVISRARHFEALTAAKAAMDEALGMARDRIGRELLAMPLKEALVRVQSLLGIRYDEQVIDQIFKEFCLGK